TTTTACCAGTTCCCGGTCAAATGGTTTGATAAAGCGCATGTTTGTTAAAGTTGGATGTATACCGTCTTTCTCCAGCAGCTCCGCTACTTCCACAGCGGTTTTCACCTTACTTCCCACAGCCAGAATCGCAATCCGTTCTCCGCGCCTGATTACCTCTCCCTTTTGATACTCCACAGGTTCCCTGTGGTCCTCCAGACCTGTATAAGCTTCTCCTCTGGGATACCGGATTGCAACCGGTCCTTCACAGTGAACTGCAAATTTCATCATGTCCGAAAGCTCCCACTTATTCTTCGGAGCCATCACAGTCATATTCGGCATCATATTCAGATAAGACAGGTCAAATGCGCCCTGGTGCGTCTTTCCATCAGCTCCGACCAGTCCTGCACGGTCGATGGCAAATACTACATGAAGATTCTGCATACAGACGTCGTGCAGCAGCTGGTCAAACGCTCTCTGCAGAAATGTGGAGTAGATGGCAACTACAGGTATCAGCCCGCCGGCCGCCAGTCCTGCTGCAAATGTAACCGCATGCTCTTCAGCAATCCCAACATCATAAAAACGATCCGGAAACATATTTGCAAATCTTTTTAAGCCCACGCCTTCTGTCATCGCCGCAGTAATGGCTACTACGCCAGGTTCTCTGTCGCCCATCTTCCGCATAACCGTTGAAAAAATATCCGTCCATGTGGGATTGGAACGCTTTTTAGGAATTCCATTCTCAATTTCAAATGGAGAAGTTCCGTGGAACCTGGATGGATGCCGCATAGCCGGTTCATAGCCGCGCCCTTTTTCCGTGATTACATGAACAACGATTGGACCTTCAAAGCGCCTGGCCTCCTGAAAAACTTTAACCATAGATTTTATATCATGTCCATCCACCGGTCCCACATAGGTCAGTCCCATGTTTTCAAAAAGCATCCCGGGAATCACAAATTGTTTGATACTGCTCTTCGTCTTCCTGAGTGCATCAATCATTCCTTTTCCCACACCCGGAATCTTTTCCAGAGCGCTGGTGACTCCCATCTTAAAGTCTGTATAGGCGGAAGCGGTCCGTATCTCCGTCAAATAGCTTGAGATTCCTCCTACGTTGGGAGAGATGGACATATTATTATCATTTAATACAATGATATAGTTCGTCTTAAGCTCCGCCGCATTATTCATAGCCTCATACGCCATACCGCCGGTCAGAGCACCGTCACCTATTACAGAAACCACTGTATGGTTCTCTTTCTTTAAATCACGGGCCTTTACAAGTCCAAGCCCGGCCGAGATAGACGTAGAACTGTGACCTGTATCAAAAGAATCGCAGACACTCTCTTCTCTTCTCGGAAAGCCGCTCACACCGCCTTCCTGGCGCAGCTTCTCAAATCCGGCTTTTCTGCCCGTCAAAATCTTATGTGTGTATGCCTGATGCCCTACGTCCCAGATCAGTTTATCCTTAGGCAGATTTAAGACTTTGTGCAAGGCTATGGTAAGCTCGACCGACCCCAGATTTGAGGCCAGATGCCCGCCTGTCTCACTCAAACTTTCCACCAGAAATTTTCTGATTTCATCCGCGAGTTCCGGGAGCTTAAGCTCCGGTATCCGCTTTATATCATTCGGTTTTTTTAACTGTTCCAGCATTTTTTTATCCTTTCATCCGCTTCACATCTCCCGAAAGGCCAGGTATGATATCAGTTCTCTTAAGAAGTCTTTTTCACCAGGTAAGGTGTCCAGAAGATTTATAGCTTCAAAAGTCAGACGTTCCACTTCCCGCCTGGCACTTTCTACCCCCAGCAACGTCACATAGGTCGTCTTGTGATTTTTTTCGTCACTGAGAACTGGTTTTCCCAGAACCTCCACAGTACTCGTAACATCCAGAATATCATCCTGTATCTGGAATGCCAGTCCCGTTTTTCGTCCAATCTCCTCCATACAGGAAACTTCTCTTTCAGACGCCCCGGCCAGCACAGCTCCTGCCATAAGTGCAGCTTCAATCAGTGCAGCTGTTTTATTCAGATAAATATAGTCCAGCATATCCTTTTTAATCTGCCAGACTTCATCTTTTTCATTGGTCACATCCACGCTCTGACCGCCCAGCATCCCCAAAATACCAGTCTTGTCCGCCAGAATTTTAAGTGCTCCGGCAATCTTTTGTATATCACCGGGATAGAAAAGTGCCCTGATTGCAGTCTCATAGGCCAGGTTCAGCAGTGCATCACCGCTTAAGACACCCATCGCCTCTCCAAAGACCGCATGCGTGGTCTTCTTTCCTCTTCTGTAAAGATCACCATCGATGGCAGGCAGATCATCATGAATCAGAGAGTGGGTATGTATCATCTCAATAGCCGCCATAAACGGCTCTATCACCTCATGACAGCCCCCACACATTCTGTAGCTTTCATACATGAAAAGAGGACGGAGTCTCTTTCCGCCTGACTTCATGCTGTAATTCACCGCCTCTGCTAATCCTCTGGCAAAGCCTTCTTCCTTCGGAAGAAATTTCATCACTACGGATTCAGCCATCTCTGTCTTCTGTTTTAATTCTTCTTTAAAATTCACTTAGATCACCATTTTTATTCATCTGGAGCATTTTCTTTTCAACTGTATCAATCTTATGATTGCATTCCTTTAAAAGCTCCATGCCCTTTTTATATATCTGAAAGGATTCCTCCAGGCTGACCTCCGGATTTTCCAGGCTCTTCACCAGCTTATCCAGTTCAGCGAAAGACTCCTCCAACGTTAATATCTTTTCTTCTGACATATACTCATCCTCTATTGCTCCGGCGTGGTTTCCCTGTTCAGTGGTGTAATGCTTTCTACTCTGGCGCCTATCTCTCCGTCACTGACCTGAATCTTCACCTGATCCCCTATATGGGCCTGACTGATTTTTGTCAGGGCAGTTCCTGACTCGGCCTGCACATAAGAAAATCCCCGGTCTAACTTGTCCAGTGGAGACAGGCCTTTCATCTGACGGATGTACATCTGCAGTCTATATTTTCGATCCATCAAAACCCGGTCCATCCTCTGCCTCAGACGATCGTCCATCTCCAGAAGACGCTGGCGTTTCTCCAGAATCTGATTTTGTGGACTTAAGTACCGCCACCTGGTTTCATAACTCTCCATCCTTCTCCGGCTTAACAGAATGCGGTTTTGCATCGAATACTGTAAATGCTTTTTATAGTCATCCATCTGATTCAGAATACTGCGGATATCCGATACGGCCAGCTCGGCTGCTGCCGATGGGGTGGGAGCCCTTAAGTCAGCAGCGAAATCCGCAATCGTCGTATCTGTCTCGTGTCCGACTGCCGAAATCACCGGAGTGCTGCAGTTAAATATCGCCCTTGCAACCACTTCTTCATTGAAAGCCCACAAATCTTCGATGGATCCACCACCTCTTCCGACAATAATAACATCCGGATGTATCCGGTCCAGTGCTTCGATGCCGGCCGCTATGCTTTCCTTTGCACCCTCTCCCTGCACCAAAGCCGGATACAGGATAATCTGAATATAGGGATTTCTCCGATAGGAAATGTTGCGTATGTCCTGAATCGCCGCCCCGGTCGGTGCGGTCACCACACCAAGCCTTTTTACGTAGGCTGGAATCGGCTGTTTGTATTCAGAGGCAAACATTCCCATCTCTTCGAGCTCCGCCTTCAGTGCAAGGAAACGCTCGTACAGAATTCCCGCTCCTTCCAGTTTGATATCTTTCGCATAAAGCTGGTAACGCCCGTCCCTTTCATAGACATTGACACTGCCGCCGGCCACGACTTTATCTCCATCCTTCATCCGGAAAGCAAGGCCTCTTCTGTTTCCTGCAAACATCACGCAGGCAATCGTCCCGGAGTCATCCTTCAGGGAAAAATAAATATGTCCCGAGGAATGGTACTTGCAGTTGCTGACTTCCCCGCGGACAAAAATACGGTTCATCATAAAATCCTGCTGAAACATTTGTTTTATATAGGTATTTACCTGTCCTACAGAAAATATACTGCTCACTTTTCACTTTGCTCCCTGGAAATGCTGCCCAGAATGCCATTGATAAAGGAGGCCGAATCATCTCCTCCAAAACGTTTTGCGATTTCCACCGCTTCGTTAATGGCCACCCGGACAGGTATCTCGTCATCGTAGACCATTTCATATACCGCAAGACGCAGGATATTCAAATCCACCTTACTCATCCTGCTGATCTTCCAGCCGGATGCCGTATCGTTCAGCAGTTTATCAATGGAATCCAGATGTTCATGTACATGTCTGTATTTTTGCTCCATATATGCCTGATCCTGCTCACTTAATCCGGACTGTTCCCGGTCCAGCGTATCAAAATACAGCGTAAGCTGTTCAGGCATCTCCTCTGCACGATTAAAATTATCCATAAATAAGAGCTTAAAAATACTCTCACGCAATTCGCTTCTCTTCATCACCGTTCCTCCAAAAACTTTAAGCTGCTGTTTTCCGAAAGCTCTGAAAACAGCAGCTCTTGTAACCCCTTAAAACGTTCATATCCAGCCATGCAGGCTTTGAAATCACGTCTCTAATCTGCATGCTGCATATCGACATCAGCGATGCTGACATTGACATCAGCAACCGTAAGACCGGTCATGTTCTCAATTGCAGCCTTTACTTTTTCCTGTACCCGGGCACCGGTTTTCGGAATACTGTAACCATACTTGATATTCAAAGTGAGATCCACGCTGACCACTCCATCAATTACTTCAACCTTTACCCCTTTGGAAAGATTCTTCATGCCCAGTTTACCGACCAGTTCATTGGTTATATTCCCCGCCATAGATGCCGTCCCATCCACCTCTGTAGCTGCGAGCCCGGCGATGATTGCCACAACCTCATCCGCAATCTGCACCGTTCCTATGGAGCTGTCGTCATATATGGTATACGTGTTCTTTTTTGAATTTACACTTTCTTTCACCTAAAAACCTCCTTCAGGCTTTTTTATTAGTTAAGACGTTTTTATCATTATACCAAAGATACATTAAAAATAAAAGGAGAAATATCTCCAAGTATTATTGCAGCAAAAACGGCAGGTACCATTTCAAAAAATGGTTTCTGCCGTCACATAACTAATTTTTACTGAATTCGGCTAATTCCAATCCCTCATTCCGATCCAGCGTCATGCCAACGCTCCAGGAATTAACAAACAGAAGCAGCGGATTTCCTTTTAAATCCATGACTTTTTTCATATCAGATGTTCCGATGATCTTATCAATATCCACGCTGTCCTTGTTAGCTATCCACCGAATGTGTTCATACGGCAGTGTTTCCAGACGTATTTCCACATTATATTCGTTCAAAAGTCTGTATTTCAGAACATCAAACTGCAGGACTCCCACAACGCCTACAATAATTTCCTCCATACCTCCCTTTGATTCCTGGAATATCTGAATTGCACCTTCCTGAGCGATCTGATTAATTCCCTTTACAAACTGCTTTCTTTTCATGGAATCCAGTTGTGTCACCCTGGCAAAATGCTCCGGCGCAAAGGTCGGAATCCCTTCGTAGGAAAACTTCTTTCCCACAGTGCAGACCGTATCCCCGATGGAAAAGATTCCCGGATCAAATACTCCGATGATATCTCCCGCATAGGCTTCCTCCACAATATGGCGATCATCCGCCATCATCTGCTGGGGTTGGGAAAGGCGCATCTTCTTCTCTCCCTGCACATGATATACGTCCATACCTGCTTCAAATCTGCCGGAGCAGATTCTCATAAATGCGATTCTGTCCCTATGTGCCTTGTTCATATTTGCCTGTATTTTAAATACGAACGCCGAAAAGTCTTCTTTTACAGGATCTATCTCTTCGCCGGCAGCAACTCTTGGAAGGGGCGGCATCGTCATCTGAAGGAAATGCTCCAGAAAGGTCTCCACACCAAAATTAGTCAACGCTGATCCAAAAAACACCGGGGACAGCTCTCCCTTGTTAACCTTTTCCTGGTCAAATTCCGCGCTTGCACCATCCAGTAATTCGATTTCTTCCAGCAAGGTATCCACCTGCTCCTGATCTGCCACATCCAGAAGATGTGGGTCTTCCACATCAATTTCCTCTTCCATGCCCTCTTTGGTACCCTTCTGGGTATCTGAAAAGGTCAATATCTTTTTTGTATCTCTGTCATAGACCCCTCTGAATTTCTTTCCGGATCCAATGGGCCAGTTGACCGGACAGGTTGCAATTCCAAGTTCCTTTTCAATCTCGTCCAGCAGCTCGAAGGTATCGCCGGCATCCCGGTCCATCTTATTGATAAATGTAAAAATCGGAATATGTCTCATCACACATACCTTGAACAGCTTTCTGGTCTGGGCCTCAACCCCCTTTGAAGCATCAATTACCATCACCGCAGAATCAGCGGCCATCAGCGTACGGTACGTGTCCTCGGAAAAGTCCTGGTGTCCCGGTGTATCCAATATATTGATGCAATATCCATCGTAATTAAATTGAAGCACCGAAGAAGTTACAGAGATACCCCTCTCCTTTTCAATTTCCATCCAGTCTGATACTGCATGTCTTGCAGTTGCCTTTCCTTTTACCGAACCTGCCATGTTAATGGCTCCGCCATAGAGCAGAAATTTTTCCGTCAATGTAGTTTTACCGGCATCCGGGTGAGAGATAATGGCAAATGTCCTGCGTTTTTCAATTTCCTTTGTATAATCAGCCACAAAAAAGCCTCCTGAACATAATAACAGAAAACCTGCCACCGGCAGCTTTCCCTGCATACTTTCATATAAAGAGCATGTGCAGGTGCACATGCCCTAACTTATGTATTTTATCATATGGACTGAGGTCTAGTCAATCGGTGTAATCACAATATTTTCAGCCTGGCTGCCTGTCTTCCGCTTAACGATATCTTCAATCTGTGCACGTTGGTCATCGCCCAGCTCGTTTTGGGGAACCACCACATCTACGGTCTCACCAGTCATGTTAACAACTGCGCCTTCAAATCCTTTTGCCTCCAGTAAAAGTTCTGCAGCCTCTTCCTTTTCTACTGTATCCGTCATTTCCACCATACTCTGAATCGCACTCTGCCGCTCTGTTTCTGTTAAATCCGTATTGTTGATGATAGAAAGCAGTGTCTCTTTATTCTGAGAGCGTGTCTGTTCTCTGTCAAGTCTTGCCTGTGCCAGATATGTGCCGGCTCCGGTCAGAACTGCTTCACCCGGGGTATCTGCTGCAGCATTCTGATCCGTATTCGCCTCTGTTCCCGCCGCATCAGCCGTACCCGCATCTGTGGTTACATCCGTAATATCCGTATCCAGGCTTTCGATATCTTTTAGTACGGTGTCATTGTCCACTGTTTTTTCATCCGTCTGCGCAGTTGTGTTTTTTACTTTGGAGTTAAGATTTTTATCCGCATAGTTAATATACCCGGCTACTGCAATCATAACCGCCAATGCTGTAATTATGATCTGATTTTTCTTAAAGAGTTTTTTCTTCAAAATAGCATTCTCCTTTTATTTCATTTTCATTACTTTAATTTTATGGGCGTCTACCCGAAATAATGCCATGATACCTTCAGAAATCTGCTGTATTACAACAGGATTGTCACCACCCTGGGCAATGACAAGCACTCCGCGCACTTCCGGATAAGCTTCAGAAATTACATAGGGGGTCTCACCACCGTTGCTGTCCTTTTCATAGACGGTACTTTCTTCGGTGCTTCCCGAAGAAGAACTGGAACTTTTTTGATTCCCTTCCGTCTGGTTCTGGGTACTTTCCGAAGAAGGGCGGTCCTTCTCCACAACCTTTTTATTCGTAGATTCCAATGTGATCACCACCTGTACCTGTCCAACGCCTTCAACCTTAGAAAGAGCACTCTCCAGCTGCTGCTCCATCACCTCCACCTCGGAATTTCCGGTCTCACCACTCTTCCGCTTCTGCTGTTCCACCTCTTCTTTCTGACCAGCCGTATCTTCTTTTTTCTTTACGGGAAGAGCAATCACCACAAGTAAGATTAACAGCAACACGTATACCACAATCTGCTCCCGCTTCATGCTTTTCAGGTAAGCCTTCAATTTCTCTTTCATCGTCCCTCCCATTACCTGCTAATATCTATATGAGATTCATCTACCTGATAGACCTGTGATAATTCAGTTTTCACACCATCCAGCTTATTTTGAAAATCCTGAACAATTTTTGCTTCATCTCTCTGATACATCGCCTGTTCAGGATTACTGACCTCCAGCGAGATTCTGTCCACAGCCAGACTCTCACCCCGGGTCAGGGAAACCGTCACCTGCTGCACCTCTATCTCTTTTCCCTCCAGCATCATTTTAATCTGAGACTCCAGTTCCTCTTCATATGCCCGGTTCAAAAATCCCTCCTGTACTCCTTCTACTGATAATGCAGAATCTTTGCTGTTCTTCAACTCCAATTCCAGGGTTGCCAAATCCAGTTTTTCATTTATGATCTCATCCAGATTGAGAACACTCAGAAGCGGCCTTAAAAGCACAAGCAGCAAAAGCAGCCCCAGAAAATACTGCACATATTTTCTATACTGATTGTCCGGCAGACAATTTAAGATGGCCGTCATAAACAGAAAAAAGAAGGCCAGATTCCGCATCCAATCGTAAATTGCTTCCGTCATCTAGAATCCCCCCCAAATGTTCCCGCCAAAATTGCAATGGTCAGCAAAAACAAAACCTCTGTTGTAAACAACACTTTAAACAGCAGGCCGCACCCCTCCCCCATGGAATTAAGTGCCCCCACCATCCGTTTATCCGAAACCGGCTGGGCAAAAGCCGCCAGAAACTGATAGGTGATTCCTGTTATTCCAATATGCAGCACCGGCCTCAGTGCACATAGGAACAAGACTACTACAGCGGCCACTCCCAGACAGTTTCTTATCAGCACTGCCGACCCGATTACCATCTCTGTTACTGCATTGATAGCATTGCCCACCCCCGGAATGGCTCCTGCCGTTTTTCCGATTGCGGTCCGTTTCAGGGAATCCAGCGCAGGAGAAATCAGGCTTCTGGTCACCTGCAGTCCAACGATTAAGCCCAACATCGTATTCATCGTCCAGCTGATAATATTTTTTAACAGTTCGGCCATCCTGGACATCAAATCTTCTTTAGAGATCTGGTTTACAAAGGATAATAATACGAATACGTGAATACCTGGCAGAATCAGATTAATTAATACCTTTTCCACCAAAAGAATGACAAGCAGCACAATCTGATAGAACATGGATGCTGTAGAAGCACCGGTGGCAGTAGCTACGGCCAGGAAATACGCAGGGGTCAGAGCCTGCATAAAAGCAACAATTCCCTCCAGTGTATCCCGCAGTTCAGCGCTTAAGACTGTAAAATTTTTCAGCATCAGAGCAAACACCAGAAGATATACCAGATAAAAACTCATCTCCCCCAGCTGTCCGTTATCCAAGATCCCCGAGAAGCTGGAAAACAATGCGGCCGCAAGCACCAGGATCAGTATATTGATCCAAATCGTTTTCTGGGTTCCCCAGGAAGCCTCTATAAGCGCCTGTACCATCTTCTTTATATTTTCAAAAGAAAAAGGGTGTTCCCCCTGTGTCAATTCCTTTATCGCATCTGTTAATGAAATGGATGAATTACCCAGAAGCTCGTCCACCGCCTTCTGGGCGGAATCCAGATCCATCGAGTCCAGCAGAGAATCCTCTACCTCAACCTCTGTATTTTCTTTTGTATCCCCCTCCGCTCTGACAGACTTTCCCCCTGCTGCCAGGCAGATAAGCAATGTCAAAAGCATACATAGTATTCCCCTTCTCATGTAAGAAATCCTTGAATGGAATCCATTAAAGACGTCAATATCGGCATGCTGAGTACCAATATGGACAGTTTGCTGAAAATCTCAATCTGACTGGCAATGGAAGAATATCCTGCATCCTTGCACAGTCCTGCTGAAAACTGCCCCACATAGGTAATTCCAATCATTTTGAGCAACGTATAAAGGTAGGTTGTATCAATCGGAACATATTGCTCCATCTTACGTATCATTTCCATTAAATACTGCAGCTTTCCCGTAGCCAGAAGCAAGATACAAAGCCCGGTTCCCATGGATATATAGGTCGCATATTCCGGGCGTACTTCTTTCACCATCAGGCACAAGATCAGACCGGCAATTCCCAGTACCGCAATTTTCATCACGTCCATGGCTGACACCTCCTACAATGTGAATAACTTCTTTATCGTCTCGAACAAATCGGATATATAGGGAAGCAGCCAGAACAATACTAAGATCAGCCCTGCCAGGCTGGTGAGAAATGCCTGTTCTTCACGTCCGCTATGTTTTAAAACCTGTCCCAATACAGAAACCAGAATCCCCACCGCACCGATTTTAAAGATTATACTGACCTCCACCTGCGTATCCCCTTTCTTTTTATACTAAAAGTATGGCGAAAAACAGTCCCCCCATAATGCCAAGACTTTGATATAGCTTCATCCTGGCCGGAAGTCCTTCCTTTAATCCGGAAATCTTCTCATCCAGCTCCGCCTGATAGGCCTGCAGTGTCTGAAGCTGCATCTGCTTATCCAGAAATCCCAGGTCTCCCCCCATCCTTTTTAAGTTCTCCCGGTCTTCTCTGCGCAGGTAAGTATCCAGCAGACATGTATCCACATTTCGGGCAAAAACCTCTGAAAAAGATTTTCCTGACAGATTCCCAAGTTCCTGGGACACCTGCTGCAGAAAGTCCCGATAAGGAGGCTCCATCTTCGCTCCAACCGACATAAATGCGGACGGCAATGGAACTGCTCCATAGCTTACAGCTCCTGACAGAAGGGAAGTCATCCTCCGCAGCGCTTTAAGTTCTTTGATTCTGCCTGATTCTGCCTTACTTTTTGTGAATCCCAGCAAGCCACAGCAAATTACCATAAGTCCGATTGCTATTCCCCTTAACATGCAAATCTCTCCCTCTCAAACAAACAAGTACCCCTCCCATCATATACAGCCTGTACCGTACCGGCCCTCATGCGGTTCGATAATAATACATAACGCTCAAAGATGTGGGCATTCACCATAGAAGACAAAAGCGGTTTCTTTCTCACATCATCAATTGTATTTCCATGAATGGTTGCCAGAATCTTACATCCGCAGTTAAGTACCGATTCCAGTGCTTTTATATCTCCTGCTGTTCCAATTTCATCCACGGCCACCACCTGTGGAGACATGGATCGAATCAACATCATCATCCCCTCTGCCTTCGGACATCCATCCAGCACATCCGTTCGTATACCCACATCGTTTTGAGGAATTCCCTGATAGCAGCCTGCAATTTCGGACCGCTCATCCACCACTCCAACTGTCATTCCCGGATATCTTTCATTTCCATCCGAAAGCTGCCTTACAATATCACGGAGCAGCGTAGTCTTCCCACAGCGCGGCGCAGAGATAATCAATGTATGGCAAAATT
The window above is part of the Novisyntrophococcus fermenticellae genome. Proteins encoded here:
- the dxs gene encoding 1-deoxy-D-xylulose-5-phosphate synthase, translating into MLEQLKKPNDIKRIPELKLPELADEIRKFLVESLSETGGHLASNLGSVELTIALHKVLNLPKDKLIWDVGHQAYTHKILTGRKAGFEKLRQEGGVSGFPRREESVCDSFDTGHSSTSISAGLGLVKARDLKKENHTVVSVIGDGALTGGMAYEAMNNAAELKTNYIIVLNDNNMSISPNVGGISSYLTEIRTASAYTDFKMGVTSALEKIPGVGKGMIDALRKTKSSIKQFVIPGMLFENMGLTYVGPVDGHDIKSMVKVFQEARRFEGPIVVHVITEKGRGYEPAMRHPSRFHGTSPFEIENGIPKKRSNPTWTDIFSTVMRKMGDREPGVVAITAAMTEGVGLKRFANMFPDRFYDVGIAEEHAVTFAAGLAAGGLIPVVAIYSTFLQRAFDQLLHDVCMQNLHVVFAIDRAGLVGADGKTHQGAFDLSYLNMMPNMTVMAPKNKWELSDMMKFAVHCEGPVAIRYPRGEAYTGLEDHREPVEYQKGEVIRRGERIAILAVGSKVKTAVEVAELLEKDGIHPTLTNMRFIKPFDRELVKELAATHDCLFTIEENVKIGGFGEQVLLYVHEEKLDVDVKIIAISDIFVEHGSVDYQEKITGLDADSIAALIRNYGE
- a CDS encoding polyprenyl synthetase family protein, with product MNFKEELKQKTEMAESVVMKFLPKEEGFARGLAEAVNYSMKSGGKRLRPLFMYESYRMCGGCHEVIEPFMAAIEMIHTHSLIHDDLPAIDGDLYRRGKKTTHAVFGEAMGVLSGDALLNLAYETAIRALFYPGDIQKIAGALKILADKTGILGMLGGQSVDVTNEKDEVWQIKKDMLDYIYLNKTAALIEAALMAGAVLAGASEREVSCMEEIGRKTGLAFQIQDDILDVTSTVEVLGKPVLSDEKNHKTTYVTLLGVESARREVERLTFEAINLLDTLPGEKDFLRELISYLAFREM
- the xseB gene encoding exodeoxyribonuclease VII small subunit; the protein is MSEEKILTLEESFAELDKLVKSLENPEVSLEESFQIYKKGMELLKECNHKIDTVEKKMLQMNKNGDLSEF
- the xseA gene encoding exodeoxyribonuclease VII large subunit; its protein translation is MSSIFSVGQVNTYIKQMFQQDFMMNRIFVRGEVSNCKYHSSGHIYFSLKDDSGTIACVMFAGNRRGLAFRMKDGDKVVAGGSVNVYERDGRYQLYAKDIKLEGAGILYERFLALKAELEEMGMFASEYKQPIPAYVKRLGVVTAPTGAAIQDIRNISYRRNPYIQIILYPALVQGEGAKESIAAGIEALDRIHPDVIIVGRGGGSIEDLWAFNEEVVARAIFNCSTPVISAVGHETDTTIADFAADLRAPTPSAAAELAVSDIRSILNQMDDYKKHLQYSMQNRILLSRRRMESYETRWRYLSPQNQILEKRQRLLEMDDRLRQRMDRVLMDRKYRLQMYIRQMKGLSPLDKLDRGFSYVQAESGTALTKISQAHIGDQVKIQVSDGEIGARVESITPLNRETTPEQ
- the nusB gene encoding transcription antitermination factor NusB, which encodes MKRSELRESIFKLLFMDNFNRAEEMPEQLTLYFDTLDREQSGLSEQDQAYMEQKYRHVHEHLDSIDKLLNDTASGWKISRMSKVDLNILRLAVYEMVYDDEIPVRVAINEAVEIAKRFGGDDSASFINGILGSISREQSEK
- a CDS encoding Asp23/Gls24 family envelope stress response protein, which translates into the protein MKESVNSKKNTYTIYDDSSIGTVQIADEVVAIIAGLAATEVDGTASMAGNITNELVGKLGMKNLSKGVKVEVIDGVVSVDLTLNIKYGYSIPKTGARVQEKVKAAIENMTGLTVADVNVSIADVDMQHAD
- a CDS encoding peptide chain release factor 3, which encodes MADYTKEIEKRRTFAIISHPDAGKTTLTEKFLLYGGAINMAGSVKGKATARHAVSDWMEIEKERGISVTSSVLQFNYDGYCINILDTPGHQDFSEDTYRTLMAADSAVMVIDASKGVEAQTRKLFKVCVMRHIPIFTFINKMDRDAGDTFELLDEIEKELGIATCPVNWPIGSGKKFRGVYDRDTKKILTFSDTQKGTKEGMEEEIDVEDPHLLDVADQEQVDTLLEEIELLDGASAEFDQEKVNKGELSPVFFGSALTNFGVETFLEHFLQMTMPPLPRVAAGEEIDPVKEDFSAFVFKIQANMNKAHRDRIAFMRICSGRFEAGMDVYHVQGEKKMRLSQPQQMMADDRHIVEEAYAGDIIGVFDPGIFSIGDTVCTVGKKFSYEGIPTFAPEHFARVTQLDSMKRKQFVKGINQIAQEGAIQIFQESKGGMEEIIVGVVGVLQFDVLKYRLLNEYNVEIRLETLPYEHIRWIANKDSVDIDKIIGTSDMKKVMDLKGNPLLLFVNSWSVGMTLDRNEGLELAEFSKN
- a CDS encoding SpoIIIAH-like family protein; translated protein: MKKKLFKKNQIIITALAVMIAVAGYINYADKNLNSKVKNTTAQTDEKTVDNDTVLKDIESLDTDITDVTTDAGTADAAGTEANTDQNAAADTPGEAVLTGAGTYLAQARLDREQTRSQNKETLLSIINNTDLTETERQSAIQSMVEMTDTVEKEEAAELLLEAKGFEGAVVNMTGETVDVVVPQNELGDDQRAQIEDIVKRKTGSQAENIVITPID
- a CDS encoding stage III sporulation protein AG; the protein is MKEKLKAYLKSMKREQIVVYVLLLILLVVIALPVKKKEDTAGQKEEVEQQKRKSGETGNSEVEVMEQQLESALSKVEGVGQVQVVITLESTNKKVVEKDRPSSESTQNQTEGNQKSSSSSSGSTEESTVYEKDSNGGETPYVISEAYPEVRGVLVIAQGGDNPVVIQQISEGIMALFRVDAHKIKVMKMK
- a CDS encoding stage III sporulation protein AF, which translates into the protein MTEAIYDWMRNLAFFFLFMTAILNCLPDNQYRKYVQYFLGLLLLLVLLRPLLSVLNLDEIINEKLDLATLELELKNSKDSALSVEGVQEGFLNRAYEEELESQIKMMLEGKEIEVQQVTVSLTRGESLAVDRISLEVSNPEQAMYQRDEAKIVQDFQNKLDGVKTELSQVYQVDESHIDISR
- a CDS encoding stage III sporulation protein AE; translation: MLLTLLICLAAGGKSVRAEGDTKENTEVEVEDSLLDSMDLDSAQKAVDELLGNSSISLTDAIKELTQGEHPFSFENIKKMVQALIEASWGTQKTIWINILILVLAAALFSSFSGILDNGQLGEMSFYLVYLLVFALMLKNFTVLSAELRDTLEGIVAFMQALTPAYFLAVATATGASTASMFYQIVLLVILLVEKVLINLILPGIHVFVLLSFVNQISKEDLMSRMAELLKNIISWTMNTMLGLIVGLQVTRSLISPALDSLKRTAIGKTAGAIPGVGNAINAVTEMVIGSAVLIRNCLGVAAVVVLFLCALRPVLHIGITGITYQFLAAFAQPVSDKRMVGALNSMGEGCGLLFKVLFTTEVLFLLTIAILAGTFGGDSR
- a CDS encoding SpoIIIAC/SpoIIIAD family protein; translation: MDVMKIAVLGIAGLILCLMVKEVRPEYATYISMGTGLCILLLATGKLQYLMEMIRKMEQYVPIDTTYLYTLLKMIGITYVGQFSAGLCKDAGYSSIASQIEIFSKLSILVLSMPILTSLMDSIQGFLT
- the spoIIIAC gene encoding stage III sporulation protein AC gives rise to the protein MEVSIIFKIGAVGILVSVLGQVLKHSGREEQAFLTSLAGLILVLFWLLPYISDLFETIKKLFTL
- a CDS encoding stage III sporulation protein AB, with amino-acid sequence MLRGIAIGLMVICCGLLGFTKSKAESGRIKELKALRRMTSLLSGAVSYGAVPLPSAFMSVGAKMEPPYRDFLQQVSQELGNLSGKSFSEVFARNVDTCLLDTYLRREDRENLKRMGGDLGFLDKQMQLQTLQAYQAELDEKISGLKEGLPARMKLYQSLGIMGGLFFAILLV